One genomic window of Gemmatimonadaceae bacterium includes the following:
- a CDS encoding SusC/RagA family TonB-linked outer membrane protein, whose protein sequence is MTAGAQVAAAQAAVFAGRVTTQGQPIGGASVGIPEIGVGSNTSADGRYSFTIDATRYRGRTLNFVVRYIGYKPKRVAIAIAPGRVDRDFDLERDVLNLDQVVVTGVSDATSQKKTAFAVAVVDNTAIKEVPAISPVGSLAGRVAGASVTAVSGSPGGEPAIRLRSATSLTGSQNPLIIVDGTITRLGLADINSQDIDHVEVIKGAAASSLYGSDAANGVIQIFTKRGANLSEGQVNFQFRNEYGQSYLPKKVGLNTSTAFQLDPSNTTGLSRGFKLDDNGQRISEPDDISDNSYPVVYDALGAVFKPGATMTNYISIGQRKGGTNFNASVQNTQETGVLTLLKGYSRQNFRINVDQAITEKINLSTGMFYGRSTNDQTNEGSLFFGVRFLEPNIDITANNADGTPYLAAIRQPPSSGNLSNPLYRLANQTISEDRNRFTGTAKVSYRPFEWLTAEGNFNYDQSTRNNKNLIPIGFLNSIGGTGQGYLSQRYTGNRAFNTGATLTATKTFGWLTNTTKLATVYEDQAVNFLRVEANKLTVGGVTEFGAAAKGDLNAPNVPTSESQTIRNQNYFAITTFDIKDRYVIDGLVRRDASSLFGSENRSATYVRASGAWRFTEDFKIPGVDEGKLRVSYGTAGLRPQFDAQYETFSIDGGSPSKVTLGNPNLKPAFSQETEAGFNINFLRNYSFEYSYSKKNTRDQILKVPTSSGTGYQNTWVNAATLDGATHEFAFGAVLASKKDFFWRLNITGDRTRSKITELNVADFLVGPDPNDGNTRIFRVAAGQTFGVIYGSDWIRTADQLATNITNGTLTGTASDYQLNELGYYVAKSAYGTAAERPLKYFDANGVALRPIGDVNPDFTMGFSNTLQWKGFTMNGVVTWQKGGQIYNYTRQWPYNELRDTDFDQRNAAVKKPQGFFQAFYNNFDPNSKFVEDGGFVRLRELALNYQIPKSIMRSLRVGGLETARVGIVGRNLWTHTKYSGYDPDVTGPGGDGSPFGYRVDYFTYPAYRTFTMMLELGF, encoded by the coding sequence ATGACCGCAGGGGCACAAGTCGCGGCGGCGCAGGCGGCCGTATTTGCGGGACGGGTGACGACGCAGGGGCAGCCGATCGGCGGCGCCAGTGTCGGCATTCCCGAGATCGGTGTCGGTTCCAACACGTCGGCCGATGGTCGGTACAGCTTCACCATCGATGCAACGCGCTACCGTGGCCGGACGCTGAACTTCGTGGTGCGCTACATCGGCTACAAGCCGAAGCGGGTGGCGATTGCCATCGCGCCGGGTCGCGTGGACCGCGACTTCGACCTCGAGCGTGACGTGCTCAACCTCGACCAGGTGGTCGTGACGGGCGTGTCGGACGCGACGAGCCAGAAGAAGACGGCCTTTGCCGTGGCGGTGGTGGACAACACCGCGATCAAGGAAGTGCCGGCGATCTCGCCGGTGGGCAGCCTGGCCGGCCGCGTGGCTGGTGCCAGCGTGACGGCCGTGAGTGGCTCGCCCGGTGGTGAGCCGGCGATCCGGCTCCGCTCGGCCACGTCGCTGACGGGCAGCCAGAACCCGCTGATCATCGTGGACGGCACCATCACCCGTCTCGGCCTGGCGGACATCAACTCGCAGGACATCGACCACGTCGAGGTGATCAAGGGCGCGGCCGCGAGCTCGCTCTACGGCTCCGATGCGGCGAACGGCGTGATCCAGATCTTCACCAAGCGCGGCGCGAACCTGTCCGAAGGCCAGGTGAACTTCCAGTTCCGCAACGAGTACGGCCAGAGCTACCTGCCGAAGAAGGTCGGCCTGAACACCTCGACGGCGTTCCAGCTCGACCCGTCGAACACCACCGGCCTGTCGCGCGGCTTCAAGCTCGATGACAACGGCCAGCGCATCTCCGAGCCGGACGACATCTCGGACAACAGCTATCCGGTCGTGTACGACGCGCTCGGGGCCGTGTTCAAGCCCGGCGCGACGATGACGAACTACATCTCGATCGGCCAGCGCAAGGGCGGCACGAACTTCAACGCCTCGGTGCAGAACACGCAGGAGACGGGCGTGCTGACCCTGCTCAAGGGCTACAGCCGCCAGAACTTCCGCATCAACGTGGACCAGGCGATCACGGAGAAGATCAACCTGTCGACCGGCATGTTCTACGGCCGGTCCACGAACGACCAGACGAACGAGGGCAGCCTGTTCTTCGGCGTCCGGTTCCTGGAGCCGAACATCGACATCACGGCGAACAACGCGGACGGCACGCCGTACCTGGCCGCCATCCGCCAGCCCCCCTCGTCGGGCAACCTGTCGAACCCGCTGTACCGCCTGGCCAACCAGACGATCTCCGAAGACCGCAACCGCTTCACCGGCACGGCCAAGGTGAGCTACCGGCCGTTCGAGTGGCTGACGGCGGAAGGCAACTTCAACTACGACCAGAGCACGCGGAACAACAAGAACCTGATCCCGATCGGCTTCCTGAACTCGATCGGTGGCACGGGCCAGGGCTACCTGAGCCAGCGCTACACCGGGAACCGCGCCTTCAACACCGGCGCGACGCTGACGGCCACGAAGACGTTCGGCTGGTTGACGAACACGACCAAGCTGGCGACGGTCTACGAGGACCAGGCGGTGAACTTCCTGCGCGTCGAGGCGAACAAGCTGACGGTGGGCGGCGTGACCGAGTTCGGCGCGGCGGCGAAGGGTGACCTGAATGCCCCGAACGTCCCGACGTCCGAGTCGCAGACGATCCGCAACCAGAACTACTTCGCGATCACGACGTTCGACATCAAGGATCGCTACGTGATCGACGGTCTCGTGCGGCGCGACGCCTCGTCGCTGTTCGGCTCCGAGAACCGCAGCGCCACGTATGTCCGCGCCTCGGGCGCCTGGCGCTTCACCGAGGACTTCAAGATCCCGGGCGTGGACGAGGGCAAGCTGCGCGTGTCCTACGGCACCGCCGGCCTGCGCCCGCAGTTCGATGCGCAGTACGAGACGTTCTCGATCGACGGCGGCAGCCCGTCGAAGGTCACGCTCGGCAACCCGAACCTGAAGCCGGCCTTCTCGCAGGAGACCGAGGCCGGGTTCAACATCAACTTCCTGCGGAATTACAGCTTCGAGTACAGCTACTCGAAGAAGAACACGCGTGACCAGATCCTGAAGGTCCCGACCTCGTCGGGCACGGGCTACCAGAACACCTGGGTGAACGCCGCCACGCTCGACGGCGCCACCCACGAATTCGCCTTCGGCGCCGTGCTGGCCTCGAAGAAGGATTTCTTCTGGCGCCTGAACATCACCGGTGACCGCACGCGCTCGAAGATCACCGAGCTGAACGTGGCCGACTTCCTGGTGGGCCCCGACCCGAACGACGGCAACACGCGCATCTTCCGCGTCGCCGCCGGCCAGACCTTCGGCGTGATCTACGGCTCCGACTGGATCCGCACGGCGGACCAGCTGGCGACGAACATCACGAACGGCACCCTCACGGGCACGGCCTCGGACTACCAGCTGAACGAGCTGGGCTACTACGTCGCCAAGAGCGCGTACGGCACGGCCGCAGAGCGCCCGCTCAAGTACTTCGATGCGAACGGCGTGGCGCTGCGCCCGATCGGCGACGTGAACCCCGACTTCACGATGGGCTTCAGCAACACGCTGCAGTGGAAGGGCTTCACGATGAACGGCGTGGTGACCTGGCAGAAGGGCGGCCAGATCTACAACTACACCCGCCAGTGGCCGTACAACGAGCTGCGCGACACGGACTTCGACCAGCGCAACGCGGCGGTCAAGAAGCCGCAGGGCTTCTTCCAGGCCTTCTACAACAACTTCGACCCGAACAGCAAGTTCGTGGAAGACGGTGGCTTCGTCCGCCTGCGCGAGCTGGCCCTGAACTACCAGATCCCGAAGTCGATCATGCGCTCGCTGCGCGTGGGCGGCCTGGAGACGGCCCGCGTCGGTATCGTCGGCCGCAACCTGTGGACGCACACGAAGTACTCGGGCTACGATCCTGACGTGACGGGCCCGGGCGGCGATGGCAGCCCGTTCGGCTACCGCGTGGACTACTTCACGTATCCCGCGTACCGCACGTTCACGATGATGCTCGAACTCGGCTTCTGA
- a CDS encoding carboxypeptidase regulatory-like domain-containing protein, producing MTPLVPRLLLATVLVALSPPVTAWAQARNARLSGAVVDKSSGSPLPGATVVVLGDGRIKTTDSTGVFLFDRLPSGIARFLVRHPAFPAGALIVALAPGEIMAHNVELDSTSVEAQRQARRDAAAQAAAQAPATRAANGQVLAPVLVEAERSRGPRFANFERRQKTGSGQYLVREQIEQGGFSTLQDIARSLRGVNVECSGGPNGCQIRMVRAPMRCFPEYVVDDNLDNVFGPLVSVRDIEAMEVYTGPADVPGEYAGRNAGCGVIVIWTRSGPPRKKK from the coding sequence GTGACGCCCCTCGTCCCCCGCCTCCTGCTGGCGACTGTGCTGGTCGCCCTCTCCCCGCCTGTCACGGCGTGGGCGCAGGCGCGCAACGCCCGGCTCTCCGGCGCTGTCGTCGACAAGTCCAGCGGCTCGCCCCTGCCTGGCGCCACGGTCGTCGTCCTGGGCGACGGCCGCATCAAGACCACCGACTCGACCGGGGTGTTCCTCTTCGATCGCCTCCCCTCCGGCATCGCCCGCTTCCTCGTCCGCCACCCCGCGTTCCCGGCCGGCGCGCTCATCGTCGCCCTCGCCCCGGGCGAGATCATGGCGCACAACGTCGAGCTCGATTCGACCTCGGTCGAGGCGCAGCGACAGGCACGGCGCGACGCAGCAGCCCAGGCCGCTGCGCAGGCGCCAGCCACCCGCGCCGCCAACGGACAGGTCCTGGCCCCGGTGCTGGTCGAAGCCGAACGGTCCCGCGGCCCACGCTTCGCCAACTTCGAGCGGCGCCAGAAAACCGGGTCCGGACAGTACCTCGTGCGCGAGCAGATCGAACAGGGCGGCTTCTCCACCCTGCAGGACATCGCCCGCAGCCTGCGAGGCGTGAACGTGGAATGTTCAGGCGGCCCGAACGGGTGCCAGATCCGCATGGTCCGCGCCCCGATGCGATGCTTCCCCGAATACGTCGTCGATGACAACCTCGACAACGTCTTCGGGCCACTCGTCTCGGTGCGCGACATCGAGGCGATGGAGGTCTACACCGGCCCCGCCGACGTGCCGGGTGAGTACGCGGGCCGCAACGCCGGCTGCGGCGTGATCGTGATCTGGACCCGCTCCGGCCCGCCGCGCAAGAAGAAGTAG